From Bacillus basilensis, a single genomic window includes:
- the deoD gene encoding purine-nucleoside phosphorylase, whose product MSVHIEAKQGEIAESILLPGDPLRAKYIAETFLEDVTCYNNVRGMLGFTGTYKGKRVSVQGTGMGVPSISIYVNELIQSYGVKNLIRVGTCGAIQKDVKVRDVIIAMTACTDSNMNRLTFPGFDFAPAANFDLLKKAYDAGTEKGLHVRVGNVLTADVFYRESMDMVKKLGDYGVLAVEMETTALYTLAAKYGVNALSVLTVSDHIFTGEETTSEERQTTFNEMIEIALDAAIQQ is encoded by the coding sequence ATGAGTGTACATATCGAAGCAAAACAAGGCGAAATTGCTGAATCTATTCTATTACCAGGTGATCCATTACGTGCAAAATATATTGCTGAAACATTTCTAGAGGACGTTACTTGCTATAATAACGTGCGTGGTATGTTAGGTTTCACTGGAACTTATAAAGGAAAACGTGTATCTGTTCAAGGTACAGGTATGGGTGTTCCTTCTATTTCTATTTATGTAAACGAATTGATCCAAAGCTACGGAGTTAAAAATTTAATTCGCGTTGGAACTTGCGGTGCCATTCAAAAAGACGTAAAAGTACGTGACGTTATTATTGCAATGACAGCTTGTACGGATTCTAATATGAACCGTTTAACATTCCCTGGTTTTGATTTTGCACCAGCTGCAAACTTCGACCTTTTAAAGAAAGCTTACGATGCTGGAACTGAAAAAGGCTTACACGTTCGTGTTGGTAACGTTTTAACAGCAGATGTATTTTACCGTGAAAGCATGGACATGGTTAAAAAACTTGGAGATTACGGTGTACTAGCAGTAGAAATGGAAACAACTGCTCTTTACACATTAGCAGCGAAATACGGTGTAAATGCGTTATCTGTATTAACAGTAAGCGATCATATCTTCACTGGTGAAGAAACTACATCAGAAGAGCGTCAAACTACATTTAACGAAATGATTGAAATCGCTTTAGATGCAGCAATTCAACAATAA
- a CDS encoding tyrosine-type recombinase/integrase, translating to MKQAGQPIQNEKQLETIKNILLQSSKRDGLLFVLAVNSGLKVSEILQLKVSDVIDENENVRHSILFYNEKVKKHKWFAVNEDLQHAIEDYMKERKTWKRNEPLLKSQKGTKSITRQHAWYILNKAAKEVGLEGISSHTLRKTWGYCAYKSGVDIAFLQHFFDHSTPSKTLKYIGIA from the coding sequence ATGAAACAAGCAGGACAACCTATTCAAAATGAAAAACAATTAGAAACTATCAAAAATATACTTTTACAATCTTCGAAACGTGATGGCTTATTATTCGTATTAGCTGTAAATTCTGGCTTAAAAGTAAGTGAAATCTTACAATTAAAAGTTAGTGATGTAATTGATGAAAATGAAAATGTTCGCCATTCCATTTTATTTTACAATGAAAAAGTAAAGAAACATAAATGGTTTGCTGTAAATGAAGACTTACAGCACGCGATCGAAGACTACATGAAAGAACGTAAAACTTGGAAACGTAATGAACCGTTATTAAAGTCTCAAAAGGGAACAAAATCTATTACGAGACAACATGCATGGTACATTTTAAACAAAGCTGCAAAAGAAGTTGGATTAGAAGGGATTAGCTCACATACACTTCGAAAAACTTGGGGATATTGTGCATACAAATCAGGTGTTGATATCGCATTTTTACAACACTTCTTTGACCATAGTACTCCATCTAAAACTTTAAAGTATATCGGTATTGCTTAA
- a CDS encoding DUF3924 domain-containing protein: MNTLTIELPKETAEKLDLLKQAYEKKTGASISESTLVQTLISKEFIQAITPFDLQQFVTGKEQH, translated from the coding sequence ATGAACACATTAACAATTGAATTACCGAAAGAAACGGCTGAAAAACTTGATTTATTAAAACAAGCTTATGAAAAGAAAACAGGTGCTTCTATTTCTGAAAGTACTCTTGTTCAAACACTTATCTCAAAAGAATTTATCCAAGCGATAACTCCTTTTGATTTACAACAATTCGTCACTGGAAAAGAACAGCATTAA
- a CDS encoding DUF72 domain-containing protein, with protein sequence MLFIGVTGWGDHDSLYIDPYENRNKLRTYSEYFPIVEVDSSFYAMQPARNYTKWAMETPKDFSFIVKAYQGMTGHMKGEIPFSTFDEMFDVYKQSILPLIEADKLKTILFQYPPWFDCKKKNVDFLRYTKEKMEGLPCAIEFRNQTWFYPEMRDKTLQFLEQEKWIHTICDEPQAGMGSVPLILEVTNAEMVLIRFHGRNVHGWLDKGENWRAVRCLYRYNNKELEEWVERLEQLKKKTKDIYILFNNNSGGDAVDNAKQLMKMMNITYGEPKPEQLNLFE encoded by the coding sequence TTGCTTTTCATTGGAGTAACAGGGTGGGGAGATCATGATTCTTTATATATAGACCCCTATGAAAATAGAAATAAATTACGAACATATAGTGAGTATTTTCCTATAGTCGAAGTGGATAGTTCATTTTATGCGATGCAACCTGCACGAAACTATACAAAATGGGCAATGGAAACACCGAAAGATTTTTCTTTTATTGTAAAAGCATATCAAGGAATGACAGGACATATGAAAGGTGAAATCCCTTTTTCTACGTTTGATGAAATGTTTGATGTGTACAAACAATCTATTCTTCCTTTAATAGAAGCTGATAAATTAAAAACGATTTTATTTCAATATCCACCATGGTTTGATTGTAAAAAGAAAAATGTGGATTTTCTTCGATATACGAAAGAAAAAATGGAAGGTTTGCCGTGTGCGATAGAATTTCGAAATCAAACATGGTTTTATCCAGAAATGAGAGATAAGACGTTACAGTTTTTGGAACAGGAGAAATGGATTCATACAATTTGTGATGAGCCACAGGCAGGGATGGGTTCGGTACCGCTCATATTAGAAGTAACGAATGCAGAGATGGTGTTAATACGTTTTCATGGCCGGAATGTTCATGGTTGGCTTGATAAAGGAGAAAATTGGAGAGCGGTTCGCTGTTTATATCGCTACAATAATAAAGAATTAGAAGAATGGGTAGAAAGACTAGAACAATTAAAAAAGAAGACAAAGGACATATATATACTATTTAATAATAATTCAGGCGGAGATGCAGTTGATAATGCGAAACAGCTTATGAAAATGATGAACATTACATATGGTGAGCCAAAGCCTGAGCAATTAAATTTGTTTGAATGA
- the mprF gene encoding bifunctional lysylphosphatidylglycerol flippase/synthetase MprF gives MSFSWKRFLQIGKIIFPFVVLTIVFFQAKKELAGISFLEAIDTIKNIPTGGVFLAITLGAFAVSTMFFYDYVMLRYLKADIPVQKIFRISWIANTLNGFIGFGGLVGAGVRTMLYRPYIKENGKLIKSIAWMTTAFINGLAILSFLGLIGILDTSFILHEKPWLWPVLIFFALFVPIYIGFSKLKNRKTKQTEGQEEGEEKNPTVLYSLVSLVEWVSAGIVMYVILILFGIDIEFQKFLGVYVIAALAGVVSLVPGGLGSFDLVFLTGLGQYGIDTGVLLPAMLLYRLVYYILPFCLGLIFAAFEMTGVAIKKFEDKPFIAPALETTGVIWTLQRDFLGKLGSWASAALTVFAGLMVILSTILPTSINRAHALHILAPKHLIQFSFSLSLTFGILLLILSRGIYYGTKRSYYMTIVSLIGAAIFNTLKGIDIEETFILLIVLAVLYMLRKRFVREKMEVSLSDMVKVFIFLLVTLYLYKNLGILFAGAKEAFKPDFVVRNITQVKRSALAAAFFVPTFLLIGSLIANRYRNEFPGQPANDKRLQNFLDEHNGNVLSHLGFLGDKQFFFSSDGKALLLFSITGKRLVVLGDPIGDPSSYRTVLQEFLAEADRFGYICVFYQIESKWMSLYHDFGYNFFKLGEEAVVDLNTFTITGKKRAGMRATFNRFEREGYTFSIHQPPFSDELFEELRKVSDAWLGGKKEKGFSLGYFDREYISRAPIATLSDADGKIIAFTTFMPVYQDGSLSVDLMRYYPDAPSGIMDAIFIHLFQWAKENEYHSFNIGMAPLSNVGLSTQSFWSERVAAAIFNNVRYTYSFSGLRHFKEKYKPAWSGKYLAFRKNHSLPLTMLSVTKLIGKRKNS, from the coding sequence ATGTCGTTTTCATGGAAACGTTTCTTACAAATCGGGAAAATTATCTTCCCATTTGTTGTATTAACAATTGTATTCTTTCAAGCAAAAAAAGAATTAGCAGGCATTTCTTTTTTAGAAGCAATCGATACAATTAAAAACATTCCCACCGGAGGAGTCTTTTTAGCAATTACACTTGGCGCATTTGCCGTATCGACAATGTTCTTTTATGACTATGTTATGCTTCGTTATTTAAAAGCTGATATACCAGTCCAAAAGATTTTCCGCATCTCATGGATTGCTAATACTTTAAATGGCTTTATCGGATTTGGTGGTCTCGTTGGAGCTGGTGTACGCACAATGCTTTATCGTCCATACATAAAAGAAAATGGCAAACTTATTAAAAGTATCGCCTGGATGACAACTGCTTTTATTAACGGATTAGCCATTCTTTCATTCCTCGGCCTGATTGGAATATTAGACACAAGTTTTATTTTGCATGAAAAACCGTGGCTATGGCCTGTTCTTATCTTTTTCGCTCTTTTCGTCCCTATATATATTGGCTTTTCTAAACTAAAAAATAGAAAAACAAAGCAAACTGAAGGACAAGAAGAAGGAGAAGAGAAAAACCCAACTGTTTTATACTCATTAGTTTCATTAGTTGAGTGGGTATCTGCTGGTATTGTTATGTACGTCATATTAATATTATTTGGTATCGACATCGAATTTCAAAAGTTTTTAGGTGTGTATGTAATCGCTGCTTTAGCTGGCGTTGTTAGTCTTGTGCCTGGTGGACTTGGTTCATTTGATCTTGTTTTTTTAACTGGACTCGGACAGTACGGCATTGATACAGGTGTATTACTACCTGCTATGTTATTATATCGCCTCGTCTATTACATTTTACCTTTCTGCCTTGGCCTTATTTTTGCAGCTTTTGAAATGACAGGTGTAGCCATTAAAAAGTTTGAAGATAAACCTTTTATTGCGCCTGCATTAGAAACAACTGGTGTTATATGGACTTTGCAGCGTGACTTTCTAGGAAAGCTTGGTTCATGGGCATCTGCTGCTTTAACAGTATTTGCTGGACTAATGGTTATTTTATCGACCATTCTACCGACAAGTATAAACAGAGCACACGCCTTACATATTCTAGCTCCAAAACATCTTATTCAATTTTCTTTTAGCTTATCACTAACATTCGGTATTCTCCTCCTAATCCTTTCACGTGGGATATATTATGGAACAAAACGCTCTTATTATATGACGATTGTTTCTTTAATTGGAGCGGCTATCTTTAATACACTAAAAGGAATTGATATTGAAGAAACGTTTATTTTATTAATCGTACTCGCGGTATTATATATGCTTCGAAAAAGATTTGTGCGCGAGAAAATGGAAGTCTCACTTTCTGATATGGTAAAAGTTTTTATATTCTTACTTGTAACGTTATATTTATATAAAAACTTAGGTATTTTATTTGCAGGTGCAAAAGAAGCTTTCAAACCTGATTTTGTCGTTCGTAATATTACGCAAGTGAAACGAAGTGCATTAGCAGCTGCCTTTTTCGTTCCTACCTTTTTACTGATTGGCTCACTCATTGCCAATCGTTATCGAAATGAATTTCCCGGGCAACCAGCTAATGACAAAAGGTTACAAAACTTTTTAGATGAACATAACGGAAATGTACTTAGTCATTTAGGATTTTTAGGTGATAAACAATTCTTCTTCAGTAGTGATGGGAAAGCACTCCTTCTCTTCTCCATAACTGGAAAACGTCTTGTTGTATTAGGCGATCCAATTGGTGACCCTTCCTCCTATCGTACTGTGTTACAAGAGTTTTTAGCTGAAGCTGATCGATTTGGATACATTTGTGTATTTTATCAAATCGAAAGTAAATGGATGAGTTTATATCATGATTTTGGTTATAACTTCTTTAAACTTGGTGAAGAAGCTGTCGTTGATTTAAATACATTTACAATAACAGGAAAGAAACGCGCTGGTATGCGAGCGACTTTCAATCGTTTTGAAAGAGAAGGCTATACATTCTCTATTCATCAGCCGCCATTCTCAGACGAATTATTTGAAGAGTTACGGAAAGTTTCTGATGCATGGCTCGGTGGAAAAAAAGAGAAAGGTTTTTCACTCGGATACTTCGATCGTGAATATATTAGCCGTGCTCCTATCGCTACATTATCTGATGCGGATGGAAAGATTATCGCATTCACAACCTTTATGCCCGTATATCAAGACGGATCATTGTCTGTTGATTTAATGCGATATTATCCAGATGCACCTAGCGGCATTATGGATGCAATTTTCATCCACCTATTCCAGTGGGCAAAAGAAAATGAATATCATTCCTTTAATATTGGTATGGCACCACTTTCAAATGTAGGTTTATCGACACAATCTTTCTGGTCTGAACGGGTTGCTGCTGCCATCTTTAATAATGTTCGATATACGTATAGTTTCAGCGGGTTACGACATTTTAAAGAAAAATATAAACCAGCATGGAGCGGTAAATATTTGGCATTTAGAAAGAATCATTCTTTACCACTTACAATGCTCTCTGTTACAAAATTAATAGGAAAAAGAAAAAACAGCTAA
- a CDS encoding cell wall metabolism sensor histidine kinase WalK, which yields MKNRSIVFKLFLLTSTLFTIIFLLFFLGQSLFLEKFYINKKVKTVQTAFEKFVDTYEKSGKSYEEIRKLKQEFHDKTNADMQFLNTNGIIKSDNNYYIDVFNPKNNETYSIPLNNLLTPEEYKKFENLGLKKDDVINVVGLLQNKTITPIKLTTNYNRWQNEYTNSDFSSINGNPSKNRLTNRYKTVTQIEFTGTISKLQLPSKAEVRLANDIETLQAVQYFAELIRNGTANSQQLNTYIIDSGENIKNSIFVKPIIENGEIKEYAFAIASLQPVNEAMLVLKDYYVYALIIVFLVIILLSFYYSKIIVKPLIKINRVTKKMANFDFSEKLPVTADDEIGGLSGSINTLSVNLKDRIDRLNVANTKLQQDIERERQLEKTRKEFISGVSHELKTPLSVIRSFAEGIKDGVSKDTTYYTDVILEETENMNRLIVEMLELAKLESGTYKLDMTTFSIGELIQQVYTKLLFSMEEKHLQVNIDVDPSIFVKANRSRIEQVVVNLLSNAIRYTPDGEKIQVSVMAMEDTVKVEIENTGNPIPEESLEKIWDRFYRLDASRSRHTGGTGLGLSIVKNILDLHHAEYGVYNTTNSVIFYFNLQKVKEVK from the coding sequence GTGAAAAACAGAAGTATCGTCTTTAAACTATTTTTATTAACATCAACATTATTTACAATCATATTCCTCCTTTTTTTCCTAGGACAATCTCTATTTTTAGAGAAATTTTATATTAATAAAAAAGTAAAAACAGTTCAAACTGCTTTTGAGAAGTTCGTAGATACGTACGAAAAAAGTGGGAAAAGTTATGAAGAAATTCGAAAACTAAAACAAGAATTTCATGATAAAACAAATGCTGACATGCAATTTTTAAATACGAATGGCATTATTAAAAGCGACAACAATTACTACATTGATGTATTTAACCCTAAAAATAATGAAACATATTCCATTCCGCTCAATAATCTTTTAACACCCGAAGAATATAAGAAATTCGAAAACTTAGGATTGAAAAAAGACGATGTGATAAACGTCGTCGGTTTGCTACAAAACAAAACAATAACACCAATAAAATTGACAACAAATTATAATCGATGGCAAAACGAATATACCAATTCAGATTTTTCATCTATTAATGGTAACCCTTCTAAAAATAGACTTACAAACCGATACAAAACTGTTACTCAAATTGAGTTTACTGGTACTATATCTAAGTTACAGCTTCCATCGAAAGCCGAGGTTCGTCTTGCAAATGATATTGAAACATTACAAGCCGTTCAATATTTTGCAGAGCTTATTAGAAATGGCACTGCTAACTCGCAGCAATTAAACACTTATATAATAGATAGCGGGGAGAATATAAAGAATAGTATCTTTGTAAAACCTATTATCGAAAATGGAGAGATTAAAGAATATGCTTTTGCGATAGCATCCTTGCAACCTGTTAATGAAGCGATGCTCGTTTTGAAAGATTATTATGTCTATGCCTTAATCATCGTATTTCTCGTAATTATTTTGTTATCCTTCTACTACTCAAAAATCATTGTGAAACCATTAATTAAAATTAATCGCGTTACAAAGAAAATGGCCAATTTTGATTTTAGCGAGAAATTACCTGTAACAGCAGATGATGAAATTGGCGGACTTTCCGGTAGTATTAATACGTTGTCTGTAAATTTAAAAGATCGAATCGATCGATTAAATGTTGCCAATACAAAATTACAACAAGATATTGAACGTGAACGTCAATTAGAGAAAACGCGAAAAGAATTCATTTCTGGTGTATCACACGAATTAAAAACACCGCTCAGTGTAATTAGAAGTTTCGCAGAAGGAATTAAAGATGGTGTTAGTAAAGATACGACGTATTACACAGATGTTATTTTAGAAGAAACAGAAAACATGAACAGACTTATTGTTGAAATGTTAGAATTAGCAAAATTAGAATCAGGTACGTACAAACTAGATATGACGACATTCTCAATCGGTGAATTAATTCAACAAGTCTATACAAAGTTATTATTTAGCATGGAGGAAAAACATTTACAAGTGAATATAGATGTAGACCCTTCTATATTTGTGAAAGCGAATCGTAGTCGTATTGAGCAAGTGGTTGTGAACTTACTTAGCAATGCAATTCGCTATACGCCAGATGGAGAAAAAATACAAGTCTCCGTTATGGCAATGGAAGATACAGTAAAAGTCGAAATCGAAAACACAGGAAACCCTATTCCAGAAGAAAGTCTTGAAAAAATTTGGGATCGTTTCTACCGTTTAGATGCATCTCGTAGCCGTCATACTGGGGGTACTGGTCTCGGTTTATCTATTGTAAAAAACATTTTAGATCTCCACCATGCCGAATACGGCGTATATAACACGACTAATAGTGTTATATTCTACTTTAATTTACAAAAAGTAAAAGAAGTCAAATAA